From Curtobacterium sp. MCBA15_012:
ACCGCGGCGCAGTCCCGCATCACCGACGTCGACATGGCACAGGAGATGGTCAAGTACACGCGCGACAACATCCTGAGCCAGGCCGGCACCTCGATGCTCGCGCAGGCGAACCAGAGCACGCAGGGCGTGCTCTCGCTCCTGCGCTAGCACCCCTGACGCCGTCACCCGGGGGAGTTCGAGCCCCCGGGTGGCGGCGTCACCCTCCCACCACCCGACCCCGACGGCAGGGAGCCCTCGATGTCGTCCGTGTCCTCGGCGAGCAGCCTCGCCATCGACGGTCTGGTCAGCGGTCTCAAGACCTCGGACCTCATCAACTCGCTCATGTCGATCGAGCAGGTCCCGCAGACGCTGCTCAAGAGCAAGCTCACCGACACCAACGCGTTCGTCTCGTCGCTGCAGACGATCAACGGTCTCGTGCAGACCCTGGCCACCAAGGCCTCCGACGCCGCGAAGCCGAGTTCGCTCGACGTGTTCACGGCGAAGAGCTCGGCGACGAGCGTCTCGGTCGCGACCGGCGCCGCGGCGACGGCGGGCTCCGTCAGCTTCACGGTCGGGCAGACCGCCGCGGCGCAGGTCGGTGTCACCCGGGCGATGTCGACGTGGGACGCCCAGGCCGCGCCGATCACGATCGTCGGGTCCGACGGCAAGCAGACCACCGTCACGCCGACCTCGGGATCGCTCGACGACGCCGTCAGCGCGATCAACAAGGCCGGCGCCGGGGTCTCCGCGACGAAGGTCGCAGCGGGCACCGACACCGACGGCACCAAGCTCTACCGCCTGCAGTTCACCGCGACGAAGACCGGCGCCGCCGGAGCCTTCCAGGTGTTCGCGGGCAGCGGCGACCAGGTCACGGCCGGCACCGCGCCGAACGTGCTGTCGGCGACCGGCGCGGCCGTCGTCACGGCGGCCCGCGATGCCTCCGTCACGCTCTGGGCCGGCACGGCCGCAGCGCAGACGGTCACGAGTGCGACGAACACCTTCACCGACCTGCTCCCGGGCGTCGACGTCACGGTCTCGCAGGCCACGACCGACCCGGTCACGGTGACGATCGGGCAGGACACATCGAAGGCCCAGGCGGTCGCGTCCGGTCTGGTCGACGCGCTCAACGCGATCACGGCCTACTACGGGTCGAACACCGCGGTCACGAGCACGACGAGCCCGACGACGGGCACCACGAGCACCACGGCGGGTGTCCTCACCGGCGACGCGACCACCCGCGACGCCGTGCAGCGCCTGACGAGCACGATGTCGGCCCCGGTGAACGGGAAGTCGCCGTCGTCGATCGGCATCGTCATCACCAAGAACGGTGACTTCACCTTCGACGCCGCGGCGTTCCAGAAGGCCCTCGCCGCGGACCCGGAGGGCACGCAGGCGATCCTGTCCGGCGTCGCGACCAACGTCGGCGCCGCCGCGACGTCCGCCTCGGACAAGTACACCGGTTCCATCACGACGTCGATCACCGGACAGCAGTCCGTCGCGAAGGACCTCACCACCCAGATCGACAGCTGGACCGACCGCCTGACGCAGCGCCGCGCGACCCTGCAGGCGCAGTACGCGGCCCTCGAGACCAGCCTCAGCAAGCTCCAGTCGCAGTCGAGCTACATCGCCAGCCACCTCGCCTCGACGCCGACGAGTTGACGGGAAGACCCATGAACGCCTTCGACCTCCAGTCCGCCGCTTTCCGCCAGGCCGCCCAGCCGCGGACGGTCACCGACCAGCGCCGCGCCCAGTACACGAACGAGGCGGTCCTGTCGGCGACGCCGGCGCAGCTCGTCACGATGCTGTACGACCGGCTGCTGCTCGACCTGCACCGTGCCGAGGCCGCACAGACCACCGCCGACTGGGACGCCGCACGTGAGCAGCTCCTGCACGCGCAGGCGATCGTCGGCGAACTGTCCTCGACGCTCCGGATCGACGTGTGGGACGGGGGCGAGGGACTGCTCGCGATCTACAACTACGCCTCGACCTCGCTCATCACCGCGAACGTGCACCGGGACGTCCAGGCGACGCGGGACTGCATCCGGATCCTCGAGCCCCTCCGCCAGTCGTGGCACGAGGCCGCCGCGGCCCTGCCCACCGCGACCCCGGTGACGGCGATCGGCGGTGCCCTCGGTGTCGCCTGACCCCACGACCGCAGACACCGGCCGTGACGCCTGGGCGGCGGTGCTCGACACGCTCGAACGCGACCTGACCGCGGAGGCGACCACCACCTGGACCGAGCCGACCGGGCTGGGACCGCTGCCGCGCGACCTGGTGGGCCGCGCCTCCCGGCTGCTCGCCGCGCAGCGGGACCGGATGGCGACCCTCGAGGCGGAGCGGCGGCAGACCCTGGAACACCTCGGTGCGCTGCGGGCGGTCGACGCGACGCGCGAGCCGCGCGGGTCGGTGTACCTCGACGCGTCCGCCTGACGGTCGGGCACCCCCGCACCCGACCCCCGTTCGGGGCAGCCGCTTACGCCCCCACCCCCGGGGCCGACAGACCCCCGCGAGCACGGATCGCTCACCCCTCGGCCACGGATCGGCCACAGCCACCCGTCGGCGTCCCCGGACGTCGCGCCCCACGAGGACGGCCCCGTGTTCGATTCCGTGACGAGCGTCGCGCTGCAGAGTGCCCTCGACGGCCTCTCCCTGCGCCAGCGCACCATCGCGAACAACATCGCGAACATCAACACGCCGAACTACCACGCCGAGAAGGTCCGGTTCGAGGACACCCTCGCGCAGTCGATCGTGCACGGTGACGGCCACGCCGAGGCGACCACCTCGCGCAGCCTCGAGCCGACGAACACGAACGGCAACAACGTCAACCTCGACCAGGAGACCCTCTCCAACGTCGACACGGTGCTGCGCTACCAGTTCGCCACGCAGGCGATGAACAGCGAGCTCACGAGCGTGCGCGCGGCGATGCGGACGAACTCGTGACGACCTTCGACGCGATCGGCATCGCGAGCACCGGCCTCACCGTGCACCGGAAGTGGCTCGACGCGGTCTCGGACAACATCGCGAACGCGAACACCGTGCGGTCGATGGACGACTCCGCCTTCCAGGCCCGCTACGTCGAGGTGCAGGAGGGTGCCGGCACGTCGGGCGCCTACGTCAAGGGCGCCGCGTTCGGCAGCGCCGCCGGCCGCGTGACGTACGACCCGGACAACCCGCTCGCGAACGCCGAGGGCTACGTCCGGATGCCGGACATCGACCTCGGGACGCAGATGGCGGACCTCATCATGGCCCAGCGCGGCTACCAGGCGAACGCCGCCGTCGTCGACCGGGCGAAGACCGCCTACGAGGCGGCCCTGCAGATCGGGAAGAACTGATGCCCATCGACGCCGTGAACGGTGTGACCACGAACGCGATGACCCGCGCGTTCCCCTCGATGACCGACGTCACCGGCGCGACCGGCGCATCCGGCGCGACTGGCACCGCAACGACCACCGGCGCGACCGGTGACGGCTTCGGCGCGAGCATGACGAACGCCGTCGACGGCCTGCAGCAGCTGCAGGACACGTCGAAGACCCTCGCCCTCAAGGCCGTGACCGGCAACCTCGACGACATCCACGACGCCACGATCGCCGCCACCCGCGCGCAGGTCACGCTCGAGCTCGTCGCCGCCGTCCGCAACAAGGGCGTCGACGCCTTCAACGAGATCATGAGGATGCAGGCCTGATGCCCACCGCCGTCCGGAACACGCTCGGCCGCCTGGTCGCCTACGTCAAGGGCTTCTCGGCCGCGCAGCGCACCATCGCGATCATCGGCATCGCGGCCGTCGTGCTCGGGGGCATCGCCCTCGCGAGCTTCCTCGGCAAGGCGTCCTACGCGCCGCTGTTCACCGGGCTCGCCGCCGCCGACGCGAGCTCGATCACCGACCAGCTGAACACCGACGGCGTGCCGTACCAGCTCACCGACGGTGGCGCGACGATCCTCGTGCCGCAGTCGCAGGTGTACTCGGAGCGGCTCAAGGCGGCGTCGAACGGCCTGCCGTCGTCGAACGAGGGCGGCTACTCGCTGCTCGACAAGATGGGCGTGACGAGCTCCGAGTTCCAGCAGGACGTCACCTACAAGCGGGCGATCGAGGGCGAGCTCGCGAAGACGATCTCGTCGATGGACGGCGTGAAGGCCGCCACCGTGCAGCTCGCGATCCCGAAGAAGACCGTCTTCACCGCCGAGGAGAAGGACCCGACCGCCTCGGTGTTCGTGGCGACCCAGAACGGCAAGCAGCTCAGCACCGACCAGGTGCAGTCGATCGTGCACCTGACGAGCGCCGCGGTCGAGGGCATGCAGCCCACCGACGTCTCGGTCGTCGACTCGAAGGGGCAGACCCTGTCCGCCGTTGGCACCGGCGCGACCGGCAGCGGCGCGGACCAGGCCGCCGACTACGACGCGACGACGAGCAAGAAGATCCAGGACCTGCTCGACACGACCCTCGGCGCCGGGAACGCCAGCGTGGTGGTCGCCGCGACGATGAACCAGCAGTCCGGCACCCGGACGCAGGAGAGCTACACGAACCCGACGACGGGTCCGATCGCGCTGAACGAGTCGAGCACGACCGAGCAGTACGGCGCGGGCTCCGGTGCCGGCGGCGCCGGTGCGACGGGCGTCCTCGGGCCGGACAACATCGCCGTCCCGAACGGCACGGGCGCGAACGGCGACGGCGGCTACAAGAACGAGTCGGCGACGAAGAACAACGCCGTCGACCACACCACCGAGACCACGCAGATCCCGGCCGGCGGGGTCCAGCGGCAGACCATCTCGGTCGCGCTGAACTCCCGCGCCGACGCCGTGAAGAACGCCAACCTGCAGAGCATCAACGACCTCGTCGCCGCGGCGGCCGGGGTGGACAACGTCCGGGGCGACCAGGTCCGCGTCGCCATGATGGACTTCGACCGCAGTGCCGCCGACGACGCCGCGAAGGCGTTGAAGGAGCAGGAGCAGGCCGACCAGCAGGCCAGCACGTGGTCGGCGATCCGCACCGCCGGCATCGTCCTCGCCGTGATCGCGGCGGCCATCGTGCTCGCGATCGTGCTCGCACGTCGCGGCCGTCGCCAGGAGCGCGAGGCGGTGGACGTCGGCGAGCTCGACGCCTTCGCCGGGGAGACCTTCGAGCTGCCGCTGGCCCTCGACGACGCCGAGCGCACCCCGCTCGGTGCCGCGGACGCGCCGACCGTCGCCCTGCCCGCGATCCCGCACGACGACGCCCCGACCGAGGTGCTCACCACGGACGAGATCAGCGCCGAGCGCCGGCGGCAGGACATCGCCGCGCTGGCCGAGCGCGACCCCAAGCGCACCGCGGACCTCCTGCGCGGTCTCCTCGACGACCGGGCGTCGGTGTGAGCGCGCTCGTCCCGGCCCCCGCCGCCGGGGGAACGGCCGACCGCGCGCTGAGCGGCGCGCAGAAGGTCGCGCTCATCCTCATGCAGATGGAGACCGAGCGCGCCGCCGAGGTGATGAAGCAGTTCACCGAGCTCGAGGCCGAGGAGATCTCCGCCGAGATCGTCCGGATGCGCCGCGTCGACGACGCCGTGGTGGACCGCACGATGACCGAGTTCCACCGGATGACCCAGCGCGGTCGGGTGCAGAAGCGCGGCGGCAAGGACGCGGCGCTCGGGCTCCTCGAGGCGTCGTTCGGCTCCGAGCGCGCGGCGGGCGTGATGGACCGCCTGGCCTCGAACCTGGCCGGACAGTCCTTCGAGTTCCTCGACGACGCCGAGCCCGGCCAGGTCGTCTCGCTGCTCGAGGGCGAACTGCCGCAGACCATCGCCCTCGTGCTCGCCCACCTCAAGCCCGCGCAGGCGAGCGCCGTGCTCGCCGGGGTCGACGAGCGCGCCCGCACCGACGTGGCGCAGGCCTTCGCCACGATGGGCAGCGCCACGCCCGAGGCGGTCGGCATCGTCGCCGGGGTCCTCCGGCAGCGCGCCGGGGCCGTCGTGTCCCCGCGCGAGAGCATCGAGGTCGTCGGGGGCATCGCGCCCCTCGTCGACATCATCAACCGTGCCGACGTCGCGACCGAGAAGGCCGTGCTCGAGGGCCTCGAGGCGCGCGACCCCGAGCTCGCCGAGGACATCCGCTCCCGCATGCTCACCTTCGCCGACATCGTCAAGCTCGAGTCCCGCGACATCCAGCAGGTGCTGCGCGGCATCGACTCGAAGCTCCTCGCGACCGCGATGAAGGGCGCGCCCGGCCCCGTCGTCGAGACGATCCGCGCGAACGTGTCGGAGCGCAACCGCTCGCTGCTCGACGACGAGCTGCAGGCCATGGGCCCGGTCCGCGTCTCGCAGGTCGAGGAGGCCCGCGCCGAGGTCGTCCGCTCCGTGCGCGAACTCGAGGCGCAGGGCGTCATCACGGTGCACCGCGCCGAGGAGGACGAGCTCGTTGACTGACCCCGTCGTCCAGCGCATCGCGTTCCCCGCCCTCGGCGGCACCGCGACCCGCGACCGGTCCGCCGCCGCAGACGTCCGCGGCCACGCGGCCGGCTACACGGCCGGACTGCGCGCGGCGCAGGCCGACACCGACGCACTGCGCGCCCGGCTCGAGGCCGAGCACGCCGCCCGGCTCGCGGCCCTGCAGGCCGACACCGCGCGCCGGGTCCAGGTGCTCGACGCCGCGACGAACGCGCTCCTGTCGCACGTCGCACCCGTCCTCGCCGACGCCGAGGAGTCGGTCGTCGCGGCCGCGCTGGAGCTGGCCGAGGCCGTCGTCGGGGACGTGGTCCGCGCCTCCCGTCAGGAGGAGCAGGGCGCGTCCGACGCGACCCGGCAGTCCGGCCGGGAGGCGCGACCCACCACCGGCGCGGAGGCGACGGTCCGACGTGCGCTCGCCTCGGTCGACCGCACGATCGCACTGGCCGTCCGTGTCAGCCCGGCCGACGCCGCCCGCGTCGCGGGCCTGGACCTGCCGGTCCCGGTCGTCGGCGACCCGGCGCTGCGCGACGGCGACGCCGTCGTCGACCTGCCGCACGGTCTGCTCGACGCACGGATCGACGCCGCGCTCGACCGGGCCCGCTCGGCGCTCGGCGCGCCGACCCGACCGGCCGCCGCACCGACGGAGACGTCCCGGTGACCGCGACCCTGCTGCGCCCGCGCGGCCTCGACGACGCCCTCGCCGCGGCGGCACCGCAGCGCGTCGGCACCGTGACGAGCGCGGTCGGACTCGGCCTGACGATCGCAGGGCTCGACGCCCGGATCGGCGACGTCGTGACCGTCGGCACCGAGGGGGGCCCGCAGACCGCCGTCGAGGTCGTCGCGACCGACGCGGACGGTGTGCGCTGCATGCCCCTCGGGCGTCTCGTCGGCGTGACCGCGGGGACCCCGGCACGACCGACCGGGCGTCCCGTGCTCGTGCCGACCGGCACCGGGCTGTTCGGCCGGGTGCTCGACGGGCTCGGGCGACCGATCGACGGCCGCGGACCGCTCGCCGCCGACGCCTGGGTGCCGCTCGACCACGCCACGCCGAACGCGATGGCCCGCACCCGGATCGACACCCCGATGCAGCTCGGCGTCCGCGTGCTCGACACCCTGACCACGGTCGGCCGCGGGCAGCGCATGGGCCTGTTCGCCGGCTCCGGCGTCGGCAAGTCCTCGCTGCTGTCGATGGTCGCGCGGGGGAGCGACGCTGCCGTCAACGTCATCGCGCTCGTCGGCGAACGCGGGCGCGAGGTGCGGGAGTTCCTGGAGGACGACCTCGGACCCGAGGGCCTCGCCCGCTCGATCGTCGTCGTGTCCACCTCGGACGAGCCCGCGCTCATGCGCCTCCGGGCCGCGTTCGTCGCGACCCGGATCGCCGAGTCGTTCCGCGACGCCGGCCAGGACGTCGTGCTCATGATGGACTCCCTGACCCGCGTGGCGATGGCCCAGCGCGAGATCGGGCTGTCGGTGGGGGAGCCGCCGGCCACCCGGGGCTACCCGCCGTCGACGTT
This genomic window contains:
- the fliD gene encoding flagellar filament capping protein FliD, which translates into the protein MSSVSSASSLAIDGLVSGLKTSDLINSLMSIEQVPQTLLKSKLTDTNAFVSSLQTINGLVQTLATKASDAAKPSSLDVFTAKSSATSVSVATGAAATAGSVSFTVGQTAAAQVGVTRAMSTWDAQAAPITIVGSDGKQTTVTPTSGSLDDAVSAINKAGAGVSATKVAAGTDTDGTKLYRLQFTATKTGAAGAFQVFAGSGDQVTAGTAPNVLSATGAAVVTAARDASVTLWAGTAAAQTVTSATNTFTDLLPGVDVTVSQATTDPVTVTIGQDTSKAQAVASGLVDALNAITAYYGSNTAVTSTTSPTTGTTSTTAGVLTGDATTRDAVQRLTSTMSAPVNGKSPSSIGIVITKNGDFTFDAAAFQKALAADPEGTQAILSGVATNVGAAATSASDKYTGSITTSITGQQSVAKDLTTQIDSWTDRLTQRRATLQAQYAALETSLSKLQSQSSYIASHLASTPTS
- the fliS gene encoding flagellar export chaperone FliS; the encoded protein is MNAFDLQSAAFRQAAQPRTVTDQRRAQYTNEAVLSATPAQLVTMLYDRLLLDLHRAEAAQTTADWDAAREQLLHAQAIVGELSSTLRIDVWDGGEGLLAIYNYASTSLITANVHRDVQATRDCIRILEPLRQSWHEAAAALPTATPVTAIGGALGVA
- a CDS encoding flagellar basal body protein, producing the protein MFDSVTSVALQSALDGLSLRQRTIANNIANINTPNYHAEKVRFEDTLAQSIVHGDGHAEATTSRSLEPTNTNGNNVNLDQETLSNVDTVLRYQFATQAMNSELTSVRAAMRTNS
- a CDS encoding flagellar basal body rod protein FlgC; the protein is MTTFDAIGIASTGLTVHRKWLDAVSDNIANANTVRSMDDSAFQARYVEVQEGAGTSGAYVKGAAFGSAAGRVTYDPDNPLANAEGYVRMPDIDLGTQMADLIMAQRGYQANAAVVDRAKTAYEAALQIGKN
- the fliE gene encoding flagellar hook-basal body complex protein FliE, translating into MPIDAVNGVTTNAMTRAFPSMTDVTGATGASGATGTATTTGATGDGFGASMTNAVDGLQQLQDTSKTLALKAVTGNLDDIHDATIAATRAQVTLELVAAVRNKGVDAFNEIMRMQA
- the fliF gene encoding flagellar basal-body MS-ring/collar protein FliF: MPTAVRNTLGRLVAYVKGFSAAQRTIAIIGIAAVVLGGIALASFLGKASYAPLFTGLAAADASSITDQLNTDGVPYQLTDGGATILVPQSQVYSERLKAASNGLPSSNEGGYSLLDKMGVTSSEFQQDVTYKRAIEGELAKTISSMDGVKAATVQLAIPKKTVFTAEEKDPTASVFVATQNGKQLSTDQVQSIVHLTSAAVEGMQPTDVSVVDSKGQTLSAVGTGATGSGADQAADYDATTSKKIQDLLDTTLGAGNASVVVAATMNQQSGTRTQESYTNPTTGPIALNESSTTEQYGAGSGAGGAGATGVLGPDNIAVPNGTGANGDGGYKNESATKNNAVDHTTETTQIPAGGVQRQTISVALNSRADAVKNANLQSINDLVAAAAGVDNVRGDQVRVAMMDFDRSAADDAAKALKEQEQADQQASTWSAIRTAGIVLAVIAAAIVLAIVLARRGRRQEREAVDVGELDAFAGETFELPLALDDAERTPLGAADAPTVALPAIPHDDAPTEVLTTDEISAERRRQDIAALAERDPKRTADLLRGLLDDRASV
- the fliG gene encoding flagellar motor switch protein FliG, with amino-acid sequence MSALVPAPAAGGTADRALSGAQKVALILMQMETERAAEVMKQFTELEAEEISAEIVRMRRVDDAVVDRTMTEFHRMTQRGRVQKRGGKDAALGLLEASFGSERAAGVMDRLASNLAGQSFEFLDDAEPGQVVSLLEGELPQTIALVLAHLKPAQASAVLAGVDERARTDVAQAFATMGSATPEAVGIVAGVLRQRAGAVVSPRESIEVVGGIAPLVDIINRADVATEKAVLEGLEARDPELAEDIRSRMLTFADIVKLESRDIQQVLRGIDSKLLATAMKGAPGPVVETIRANVSERNRSLLDDELQAMGPVRVSQVEEARAEVVRSVRELEAQGVITVHRAEEDELVD
- a CDS encoding FliI/YscN family ATPase produces the protein MTATLLRPRGLDDALAAAAPQRVGTVTSAVGLGLTIAGLDARIGDVVTVGTEGGPQTAVEVVATDADGVRCMPLGRLVGVTAGTPARPTGRPVLVPTGTGLFGRVLDGLGRPIDGRGPLAADAWVPLDHATPNAMARTRIDTPMQLGVRVLDTLTTVGRGQRMGLFAGSGVGKSSLLSMVARGSDAAVNVIALVGERGREVREFLEDDLGPEGLARSIVVVSTSDEPALMRLRAAFVATRIAESFRDAGQDVVLMMDSLTRVAMAQREIGLSVGEPPATRGYPPSTFSVLAGLLERAGTDRVGSITGLYTVLVDGDDHNEPIADSARSILDGHVVLDRKLAVTGHFPSVDALGSVSRVASKVTSPGQRAAATTLRTVMAARRNAQDLLDVGAYQRGTNPLVDAAVDHQGAIDAFLQQGMDERATAEASWHALDRLVATLVPAGGVR